A single genomic interval of Helianthus annuus cultivar XRQ/B chromosome 6, HanXRQr2.0-SUNRISE, whole genome shotgun sequence harbors:
- the LOC110892379 gene encoding uncharacterized protein LOC110892379: MSNSIGQITKFYVTNLPNGVTPWEVSDFVRVFGNVAGVYIARKKDKEGRKFGFISFRNVVDVKEMERTLNGTKMGGFKLKVNVAKFAMENEGFHGEATVKDKGKTKVHANQPQILNHANAFTNNGGGKLFKDLFSNSHGDQGESSKPRATEEGNGNMIVVPDDTLAFKELRGKALVGRCMDFTVLRTLDNLLDGAGIKGVSLSYLGGLSLLIKFVDNIGCTEFLLNHSVWEHWFSSLDNWSGQSLPFERLAWVRVQGVPIHLAENSVFDSIAGQFGKIVYGS; this comes from the coding sequence ATGTCTAACAGCATAGGGCAGATTACAAAGTTTTACGTCACTAATCTTCCAAACGGTGTCACACCGTGGGAGGTTTCTGATTTCGTTAGGGTTTTTGGGAATGTGGCGGGCGTATACATAGCAAGGAAAAAAGATAAAGAAGGGAGGAAGTTCGGATTCATAAGCTTCAGGAACGTCGTCGATGTTAAAGAGATGGAAAGAACTCTTAACGGCACAAAAATGGGAGGGTTCAAGCTCAAGGTGAACGTGGCAAAATTTGCTATGGAAAACGAGGGATTTCATGGAGAAGCTACAGTGAAGGATAAAGGTAAGACCAAGGTGCATGCTAATCAGCCACAGATTCTCAATCACGCTAACGCTTTTACCAATAACGGTGGGGGTAAATTGTTCAAGGATCTGTTCTCCAATTCTCATGGAGACCAAGGTGAATCGAGTAAGCCAAGGGCAACTGAAGAAGGGAACGGGAATATGATTGTTGTTCCTGATGATACATTGGCTTTCAAAGAACTTAGGGGCAAAGCTCTTGTGGGAAGATGTATGGATTTCACTGTTTTAAGAACTCTGGACAATCTTCTTGATGGTGCTGGTATTAAAGGAGTGTCGCTTAGCTACCTTGGAGGTCTGTCTTTGTTAATTAAGTTTGTGGATAATATCGGATGCACTGAATTTTTGCTTAATCACTCGGTTTGGGAACATTGGTTCTCTTCCTTGGATAACTGGAGTGGTCAGTCCCTGCCATTCGAGAGGTTGGCTTGGGTTAGGGTCCAAGGAGTTCCTATCCACTTGGCTGAAAACTCGGTATTCGATTCGATAGCGGGACAGTTCGGGAAAATTGTTTATGGGTCTTAA